The genomic window ACTCTACAGTGATCGAAGTAACACTGCAAGGCACTGTAAAAGAGGTTTGACCGGCATTTAATGTAATTGTTGTGGAAGTCTGCCCAAAACCAGCAGAATGTAGAAAAATAAAAAATAAAAACGAGTAAAGTAATTTTCTCATCATATGTTAGTAGGTATTTATTTTAAATTTGTTTTTGGTTTGCTAAAAAGCAAAAAATGGCAATCTATTTTCAAAAAAAATAAATATTCATTTGGGTATTTTAATGGAAACTAAATGTTAAATTCTTGACTTTTACCAGAATACGAAAACTGTAAAAATTCTGTGCAAAAATATTTAAATTAGCCTAATACACAAGGTTATAATTTATTTCTTTTTATAAAATATTAACAAATTTTAGAATTATTTTAGAACCAATTGACCATAACTTGATTTAAACGTTAAAATGCATGAAAAAGCCGACGAACAGCACTTTTACTATCAAAGAAGCTTTACAAAAATTAGAACATTTTTGTGCTTATCAAGAACGCTGTCACGATGAAGTAGTTTCAAAATTGTATGACCTAAAAATGACTCGTGATGAGATTGACAGTATTGTCGTACAGCTCATTGAAGGGAATTTTCTAAACGAAACTCGTTTTGCCTGCAGCTTTGCCAGAGGCAAACACAGAATCAAGCATTGGGGAAAAATTAGAATCACAAACGAACTTAAAGCAAGAAACATTTCATCAACAAATATCACTTTGGCTTTAAAAGAAATTTCTTCTGAAGAATATTTCGAAACTTTCGAAAACTTAGCCGAAAGATGTTGGAATAGCATCTCTGAAACTAACCAACTTAAAAAACGCAAAAAGTTCTGCGACTATATGTTGCGAAGAGGTTATGAAAGTAATTTAGTTTACGAAAAAGTTAAAGAACTAGAAGAAAACTAAATCCCCTTTTATCTTAAAAAAGAGCCCTTTTTTATCCTTTGCAAACCATTTCGATTTTTGTCCAAAAATCATCGAAAAATTACTCCATAAATCAAACAACTTTTGGTTATAAAATATTCCATTTTTTCAGAATTTATAGCAACCTAGACGTTTTTCAGTATAAAACTTCAAAAAACAGTCTTGAAAAAATCAATTTAACACAATTATTCCTTCAAAAAAACTAGGCCTTTTATAAGAATATTTGTCTAACATTAAAATTTTTAATGTGCTTCATCGAGTATTTTTTTAGTTCATCGATTATATCGGGGTTCTCAAAACCGCGCCATGATTGGGCTCGTAAATGTATTTACCTTTGTTTGGTTCGGAAGTCCTATACCAGCATAACAAATTGATAAAAAACATTTAACATGAAAAAAACTCTACTTTTATTCTTATTATTGCCTTTTTTTGGATTTGCTCAAACTGCTTTAGTAAAATGGGACGCAGCAAATTCTGGCAATAGATTTGCTCCTGTTCCAATAGGAACAATTAACGGTTCTGATTTATCAGCAACTGTAAGTAATTTATACGACTCTAACAATGCTGCTAATACTTTTTTTAAGAGTAGTGGCTGGCCAACACCTCAAAGCAAAGGTGGCCAATATGATCTTACAAAATATGTACAATTTGCTCTGGGGCCTAAAACAGGAAGCAAGGTAAATTTAAGCACATTCGTTTTTGAATGTAAATCTCCAGGTTCTCAAAAATATACAATTAAATACTCTAAACAATCTGATTTCTCATCCGGTGTTTATAATCTTCTTACCGCAACATCAGTTACAAGTGATTGGATACAATACACATTAAATTTTTCTGAAGAAATAAACCCTGTTTTACCTACTGAAAAAGTTTATGTTAGAATTTATGCTTATTACACTAATAACGAATTCCAAATTAGAACTGGAATCAATAATGTTGTACCTACCATCAATGGTGAAGTATTAAGCTTTGATGCTACTAAAATATTAGCTATCAACGATTACGTTACCACTACAAAAGATGTAGCAGTTAATATAAATCCGCTAAGCAATGACGTAAACAAAGCCAACGTAAACACTTTGGTTATTTCTACACCTCCATCTGCTGCCGAAGGAACTGCGATACTTAATCCTGATAAAACTATAACTTTTAACCCTGCTGCAGGATTTATTGGTACTTCTGTTTTCAACTACACCATCTCAAATGCAACGGAAACATCTACAGGAACCATAAAAGTAACCGTAAATCAAGACACAACAGACTTTCTATCGCTTTGGGATGGAGCCGATGACACTTTTAATCCCGTAACCAAACAATATGTAGACCCAAACTCTCCAATTACAAAGGCAGGCACTAACATAAGTTTAAATTATACATTTCATAACATAAATAATGCTTTTTTTGAAACTAACGGTTGGCCTACTCCTTCTAATAACCCTAATGTTGTAAATACAGCAGACGAAACTAAGTACATTGAATTTAAAATCGCACCCGATTCTAAACACAAATTAAATCTTAAACAATTTAATTTTACTTATAGAGGAAAGAATCAAAAGTTTCTTGTAAAATATTCTAAGAATCCAGATTTTACAAATGGTGCTCAGATTTTAATTCCAGAGAGTAATGCTGCCTCATCATGGACGCCATTAACTAATAATATCGCATCAGGTCTAAACACTTTATTGCCTGGAGAAACCCTGTACATTAGATTTTATGTTTATGCTAGCTACAATACTTTTGAAATTAAAAATGGTAATGGAAGCCCAGAAGGCCCAGTAATCACAGGAACAATAGAAGATGTTTTTACCTTAACAGCAAAGAATGATATTGTTTCAACTCCATCAAATCAGGCCGTAACCATTCCTATTTTAGATAATGATGTTATTGGTGGCTACCCTCTAGAAGCCATAACAGTAACACAACCTAGTAATGGTACTGTAACTGTAAACGGCCTTAACAATGTAACCTTTACACCTGCAGCAAATTTTTCTGGATCTGCAACATTTACATACACTCTTAAAAACACTAATTCTAATTATTCTTCTGCTACTGTAACTGTTAATGCTACAGCTCCTGTTTGTAATCCAGGTGACCAAATTAAATACGGAGATAATAAATGGATAGGATATGTGTATAAAACAACAACTTTGCCACCAACTGGCACTCCTGCAGACCCAAATCCTGCAACGCCTACTACCATTCCGATTTCAAACATGACCTATATTGGACAAGTTGAAGAAAACAAACTATTTAATCGCGATATTGTACAAGGAACTGTTACTGGATTAAATGCGCAATTGTGCGAAACTCCTTCAGACTATTTCTTTGTTCGTTATAAAATGAAAGCCAAAGTTGATGTAACGGGCACTTACAATATTACTGTTGGAGGTGATGATTATTATCGTTTATATTTAACTACAGCTTCCGGAACTACAAAAATAATTGATCAATGGTCTGGTGTCAATTATTCTCAAAAGGCAGTAAATATGCAATTGACAGCAGGTGTAGAATATACTTTTGACCTAGAATATTACGAAAAAACAACCGATTCAAGAATACAGTTCTCTATGGGATTAATAGCAGGAAGCAATACTGCGCCTTATTCATTTGGAGATAATTTATGGAAAGTTTACGGATTTACGACTGCAGATAGTGGTAATAATTTTACAATTCCACAAGGAAGTTATGCTGGATATTATAGTGTAAATCCTGTAAATATTAATACAACAGATTCATTTGCTCTTGCAGAATCACCTTCTTTTGATCCGGCTAAATCTGGCTGGCAAGGAGCTCCCATGCCTCAAGATTATTTTACTCTGGTTTACAAAAGACAAGGGTTTCCTTGCGGAACTTACCAAATACAAATTACAAACTGCGATGACCAAGTGCAAATTTTCATTGATGATGAAAATGCTACAACTCCAGTTTACACTTCGCCAGGAAACATTAATGATAATGCACCTGTAAACAATGTATTAACCACTCCTAGAGTTTTAGGCAAAAATTCTAAAGTCGAAATTCGATTAAAAGACTACAAACAAAGTGCAAGACTGAATTTAAATTTTATTAAAACCCAAACAGACTATAATGGTGTAGCTACTCCAAATGGAAGTTCCTTATTGATCAGTTCAAATACAGCATTAACTGCGGACCTTACAGTTTGCTCTTGTACAATAAACGACAAAGTTACTTTGACGGTTCCAAAAGACATAACTTTAACTGTTGATGAAGATATAAATGTTCTAGGAGAAGGAAAACTGCTGATTTTAGACGGAGGATCGTTGCTTCAAACTTCAACAGCCAAAAACATGCTTACTGGAAGTGCAAAAGCTTTTGAAATACAAAGAACAACCAGCGTAGTTCGTTACGACGTAACATACTGGTCATCACCTGTAATCGGTTTATCTATGCATGATTTGTCTCCGCAAACTTTGTTTGACAAATATCATTACTGGAATGCGACTACCACAAAGTGGGTTCCTAGCAACTAT from Flavobacterium sp. KACC 22763 includes these protein-coding regions:
- a CDS encoding regulatory protein RecX; the protein is MKKPTNSTFTIKEALQKLEHFCAYQERCHDEVVSKLYDLKMTRDEIDSIVVQLIEGNFLNETRFACSFARGKHRIKHWGKIRITNELKARNISSTNITLALKEISSEEYFETFENLAERCWNSISETNQLKKRKKFCDYMLRRGYESNLVYEKVKELEEN
- a CDS encoding Ig-like domain-containing protein, giving the protein MKKTLLLFLLLPFFGFAQTALVKWDAANSGNRFAPVPIGTINGSDLSATVSNLYDSNNAANTFFKSSGWPTPQSKGGQYDLTKYVQFALGPKTGSKVNLSTFVFECKSPGSQKYTIKYSKQSDFSSGVYNLLTATSVTSDWIQYTLNFSEEINPVLPTEKVYVRIYAYYTNNEFQIRTGINNVVPTINGEVLSFDATKILAINDYVTTTKDVAVNINPLSNDVNKANVNTLVISTPPSAAEGTAILNPDKTITFNPAAGFIGTSVFNYTISNATETSTGTIKVTVNQDTTDFLSLWDGADDTFNPVTKQYVDPNSPITKAGTNISLNYTFHNINNAFFETNGWPTPSNNPNVVNTADETKYIEFKIAPDSKHKLNLKQFNFTYRGKNQKFLVKYSKNPDFTNGAQILIPESNAASSWTPLTNNIASGLNTLLPGETLYIRFYVYASYNTFEIKNGNGSPEGPVITGTIEDVFTLTAKNDIVSTPSNQAVTIPILDNDVIGGYPLEAITVTQPSNGTVTVNGLNNVTFTPAANFSGSATFTYTLKNTNSNYSSATVTVNATAPVCNPGDQIKYGDNKWIGYVYKTTTLPPTGTPADPNPATPTTIPISNMTYIGQVEENKLFNRDIVQGTVTGLNAQLCETPSDYFFVRYKMKAKVDVTGTYNITVGGDDYYRLYLTTASGTTKIIDQWSGVNYSQKAVNMQLTAGVEYTFDLEYYEKTTDSRIQFSMGLIAGSNTAPYSFGDNLWKVYGFTTADSGNNFTIPQGSYAGYYSVNPVNINTTDSFALAESPSFDPAKSGWQGAPMPQDYFTLVYKRQGFPCGTYQIQITNCDDQVQIFIDDENATTPVYTSPGNINDNAPVNNVLTTPRVLGKNSKVEIRLKDYKQSARLNLNFIKTQTDYNGVATPNGSSLLISSNTALTADLTVCSCTINDKVTLTVPKDITLTVDEDINVLGEGKLLILDGGSLLQTSTAKNMLTGSAKAFEIQRTTSVVRYDVTYWSSPVIGLSMHDLSPQTLFDKYHYWNATTTKWVPSNYGIKIMEAGYGYSIRAPQTYDLTTPSNFTAKFTGVPNNGNIPVPTVSGKLNLLGNPYPSAIDAEKFITDNGDVGPLYFWSHNTPPKRIEGTNTFTYDSADFAVFTLTGQTQPSPKGQVPNGYIAVGQGFFTQPNVSTILFTNDQRVKAKNTTFFKTTEKTSQIERNCLWLNLTNSDGAFKQMLIGYATGATNSLDYNYDATTMGSNSYIDFYSINETKKLTVQGRALPFDNSDIVPIGYKSTVEGNLTISIDHADGFFDTQAVYLEDKTTGSITDLRTSNYTFKTAVGTFIDRFVLRYTNKTLGTDDFENVKDGILVAVKSKAINVTSGAENIKEVQIYTIGGQALYSKNKIEAKELNITNLHFSNQVLLVKVMLENDHTVTKKIIFN